The Portunus trituberculatus isolate SZX2019 chromosome 33, ASM1759143v1, whole genome shotgun sequence DNA segment tagaaagagaaaaaacaaaaaaaatctaaaaggagggtccagttaacataagaggtgtcttgacactcctcttttgaaagagttaaagtcataggcaggtggaaatacagacacaggtagagagttccagagtttaccagtgtagggaatgaaggagtgaagatactggttaactcttgcattaggaagatggacagaatagggatgagaagaagtagagagtcttgtgcagcgaggccgcaggaggggggaaggcatgcagttagcaagttcagaagagcagacagcatgaaaacagcggtagaagacagataaagatgcaacattgcggcggtgacttaaagaatcaagacagtcagttagaggagaagagttgataagacgaaaagctttagattccaccttgtttagtaaagctgtgtgtgtggatcccccccagacatgagagccatactccatacacgggcggatatatatatatatatatatatatatatatatatatatatatatatatatatatatattgatattatatatttattgatcCCAACTTATAGCTTTTTGTAGTCAGGTAAATAACTTCATGGGTATATACTTacacttcttgttcttctggaACAAGTACCCTATGAGGCCGTGACACATCAAAGTTAGAAGTTTCTTCTTGTAGTGACTCTACCATGGTAGGACTACTGTAAATTAATTAAAGTGAGTGCATGTTTTATGCTACATGTTATGCTATATATTATCGAAGAAGGGAGGTATTGTTTCAGTTTTTGTAATTCATATATAGTACCATTCAAATATCTTCAGCTTTAAAATTAACATGAACCTATTGCATACTAACATTTCAGTAGGCAAGGCAACAGGGTTTAAGTCCTCTGACGTGCTCTCCATAATTGGGATGGGCAGGCTGACTGAAGATTGAAGGAACTGGCAACGTTGACACGTAAACTCGTGTGTTATTAGTCCTCTTCGcaatttatcatatttatatctAGAAAGCCCTgtgtaaagaaaacaataaaacgtGACCTAATGTTTCTTTAAtgatacacaaaaatataaagaaatggttttataaatataataattgtGTTATACGGTAATTACCAGTGTTGCCACATCCTCGGTGTTGCCAGCCACCACAACCATCGCAGTCAATGGCTTGGTGATGGTCAGCCACAACTCGGTCACAATCCAAACAATTGACCCGGGCAGTCATTCTTGTGTGGTGCAAAGTAAGGAACTGACATGGCATGGGCCTTTTTGTGTCCAAAATAACTTGGCTCTACTGTTTGTAAGTGTTCGGATAATTCAAAACATGATCCGAATCAGCCTAATACATGGTCCGAATCAGCCAAGACTTAGGTCCGAATCCGGTCCGAATTAGCCATGGTCCGAATCAGCCACGGTCCGAATAAGCCTGCATTCCCTTATTGTGGTTTAAGGATGATTTAATTGTCAACATAGATTATGTAAGTACAGTATGTAGGTCAAAGTAAATGTTGAGTTTCACTTGTGGCTCACTAGGCAATGACTAAGATAATAGTTGTAACAGCCTTTCCTCATTATGCTTCAAGAGAATGTTTATTATTACTGTGTAGATTATGGTACCTTTGGTCATGCTTTACTAGATTCAGTCAGCATGCACAAATTTTGTAGAAATGGtctttttagatattttttctttaattgagTGTTTGTTGCCCTGCCAATTAGTGTGCTGTTCCAATTTATAGATTGGCAACTGTGTGTgcatttgtatgtatatatacctAGTTGTGCTTTACAGAAAAAGAGCTATGTTTTTTCTGtgctgtctccatatctattagtATCCAGCTTAACTTTAAATTCATagatatttcttgcttgaaccacTGTGTCCTCTAGATTAACCCCTAGCCGGCGGCAGTGGACGTTGGCTGTCTCCTAAAATGTGAATCGTCTATATATAGCTTCTGCCGCCTACTGGTGTGCAGCATAAATTTAGTTACACCGCATTTTGTTACGTTTTGACAGCATCTTTATATAGACTCTACCGCAATTTCGCGCCGTGTTTACAAGTTTCTCAAATCAAACTTTAGGCTTTAAAGTgaaatttctttatatgtttactAGGATAATGGAgtcactcacacccacattaaaaatgtgtccaggacttgtgacctggatgtggtttcctccacctcccaatttttcccttcctcctcttttcctcaccgaccTTGGCagcatatttgtttgtttcactAACCAGATGTTCAATCATAGTATCATCTAGAAAAGCCAAAAATATGTCCAATTGGTTTTGGGGGTTTTCCAAAACCACTTTCACACCTGAGTCTCCAGTGAAAGGCAATCGATCTCTACTAACAGGAGAATGACCCATCCACCCAAGTGGAACACTGCCATCATGGTCACTAGCTTCAGCATCTGACAGGCTGTCATCTGCTTCCTCTGCAATGTTAAGTTGTGACTCATCTACACTAGcagagtcatcatcatcactccctGATGCACTTCCTGCATCACTGCTAATATCATCCATAAACTCATCATCTAAATCATGCGCTAGAATCAGCTGTAAATCCTCATCAGTGATTCTCCTCCTTGTAGGAAGCATGGTTGTGCCTAGAATTCCCAAATATGTCCAAGAAATAATACTATATTGGTGgaatgacaggcagacaggagcACTCCACCCTGCCTGAAAGCTGGGAACAGAGTGTGGTATGAGTGTGAGAAGTCACGTACACCAAGGCCACTCTTGAGTTGCCAGTTATCATTTTTGTGGCTCGGGGGCACTCACGTGGCCGTCTATATATAGTCGATGCTTAGAAATACAAGGATAAATTTTGAGACGAGTCTATATATAGTCACCCCGCAAATTTTTGATACAATCAGGACCGTCTATATATAGTTCCACCGCCGGCTAAGGGTTAATCCATATTTCTTTGCTTGTATTTGGGaagctatatattttttaaatctCTTATAcattgtcttcttttaatttcataCCATGACCATATTTACATAGTAGTCATGACATGGAAGAGGAGTTATGCTCATGGTTTCTTGTCTGTACATAATGACAAATTTTGTTCTTGACATAATTGATTGACTTTGCATGGGCTACATCTTCATCCAATCCATTCCAGAGATAAATTAATCTTTGTGGaaagctttctttctttcattggcCTTCTGTGGtgtcctcttgcttctcttgtGTCCAGTAATGATAGATCTTCTCTGTCCATGTGTTCCCTTCCATTAAGTGCATCAAAAATATATTATTTCCAACTTAACATTGTTGATAATGAGTAATAATTAAGTATTTTGATTTTAATAAAACTATATTAagataaataattaaacaaTTTCAGGAGTGAAGCAGAAGCAACAATTGCTCAACCAAAGATGGTGTCACCAATGGATGACCAGGACAAGTTACTGGATGAGGCAATGGGAGCAGTGCGAGGCCAAGCATTCCAGATGAAGCGGTGCCTGGACAAGGGACGGTTGATGGATGGCCTCAAGCATGCCTCTAACATGCTGGGGGAGCTCAGGACCTCTCTGCTTTCCCCTAAGACCTACTATGAGCTATGTATCCTTTTGTCCTGATGCAGAGAATGGGGTTACACAGATAGATCATAGACACATTCTCTGAAGTAAATGTAAAAAGGCAACCTAAGAGATTGATGTCAATATTAAGAAACTTAACCTAATGAAAAAACAGAAGTGTACCTCTGATAGAAGCATGGGAATATAGCACAATAACTTCAATACAGAAATGGTCCATGGAAGAACTATTAACATGCAAGAATTTAGTACCAAACTGGATAACCGTAAATATGAAGTTGGGATAGTATAAGTAACTGGAACTTTTCCTATAGTATCTgacaaaaaattaaatacacACTAATAGATAAAACTAACTACATGAATTCACTCCATAACAGAATAGATTGCAGGAGTATAACTTTCCTTGAATGCCacaagaatataaatagattTATAAATGTGAAAATTATGTGCCTTGTTATATTGGAAAGACAGGCTTGGTATAAGTATCTTTGTTATGTATGTAGATGCATACTTTCCTTATCACACATCTTAGACATGTGTATTTGTGATGAGCTGCGCCACCTGGAGATGTATCTTGTTGATGAGTTTCAGAAGGGTCAGCGTGTAGCAGATTTGTATGAACTGGTGCAGTATGCTGGGAACATTGTACCAAGACTGTGAGTATTTGCTGTTccacttattgtttctcattATACTACATCTGatgatgatacacacacacacacacacacacacacacacacacacacacacacacacacacacacacacacacacacacacacacacacacactacatacctgttgtatagtatttacagtggcctgggcaggtagtgtggactcattttttttttcttcattattaaggaataatgagtgaaaaagagattccatccaaatgcagacatgagaacagagaaggggctgatgatgactatgttggtgagggagaacgcgATTGAAGGGTTCGATcgacgactacttcactacttaagagagtgttcaatattgaatgtaaactagataaactgataaaggagaagatggaaatgaaagagaatgaagaacaggaaaaggagtttataagactgagagaaaggataagaaaagtggaagaaaacgaagctgggctaagagcggaaaacgaagaactaaaaaaggaagtagctaactacaaacagcagatggaagaagggctcggtaaagccgagaaagaaaaggagaagctgaaagatctagtaaacaaggaagaggaaagagtacagaacgtgattaaaaaagaagtacaagcatggagagtccaagataagaaagataaggccgattttcaggaggtgattcaagaacaacttaaagaaaagaagaaaatatgacaaacaaaatgataggagtcctcaagacaaaagaaaatctagttagagaaattgcagaaaaaagaagagtgtagtcgtatttggaataaaagaaaaaatataaatatagaccaaaagagaaaagaagaaatgaaatcagtcaaagacctactgaagaatctaatgacgaagataggcagaacttggaagaggaagtagaagaaataaacagaatgggaccatatcaagaaggaaaatgagaccaattaaaatattactaaaatcacaagcagcaacagaagaaatattatatagaacaacaaaacttagagaaacagaaggctgcaaggatatctatataaagaaaaatagaaatgaggaagaaaggaagagatacaatgaactggcagcagcagtaagggaaaaaaataatgaaaggtcagaagaggaaaaaaggcatttttggagaattctaggagacaggataaggaaatggtatataaacgagaaggaagagaaaaaagtggaacaagtttaactaaaaatgataaaggcaaaagactaaaaatgatgtatacgaacatagacgggttttatcaagtaaattagaattaagagattacataaagaaagaaaatccagatattgtatgcctggctgaaacaaaactaaatgaggcaatcaaaatagtcttggataataggtataatgtatggagaagagacagagtgggtaaaggaggaggaggagtcatgataatgttaaggaaggagatagtgataaaccaagtggaatgtgggaaggaaaagcagaagtattgtatgttaagatgcatattaataaaaaagagttaacaatcattgtaacatatgtgccaccaaaaacaaattcatggaccaatcaagaatataaagacatgatagatgacacaataaggagtctaatgagaatcgttaaagaaaggagaaaagttatattagtaggagatttcaactgtaaagaagtggactgggaaaattatgaaagtggtatggggaagaagcctgggagaaagattcttaaacctaatgatagacaatatgatggaccagagagtaaaggaatgcacaagattcagaggaaatgacaagccggcgagattggacctaatttttacaagggctatacaaatgaatgatataagatataagtgcccattgggaaagagtgaccatgtaatattagaaatagatatagaagagggaaaggaagatagagacgattcatacaaaggagaccgattaaattacagaaaggctgatattgagaatctcaggaactattttaaaaatgtaaactgggaggagatggaaaactcagagacaatgcaagagaagtataacttatttttgaaaatatataaaacaggagtcagagaatatgtcccaaaatatagacctaaagaagaaggaaagaaagattggtttaatgcaaggtgtgctagggcaaaggagaaaagagatggaggagaaatagaaatccaacaaataaggaaaacttcaaggcagcgagagatgaatatgttaaggtaaggaaggaagaggaaaagaactttgaaaaggacattgtcgaaaaatgtaaggagcaaccaaaattgttctatagattcataaatggaaaaattaggcaaaagaaacaatagaaaggttaaaaggagagaacgggatggtggaagacccaaaagtatggcagaactattaaataataaattccaggaggtctttactaaggaatccaaatttgaaaggccacagggtaatagagacagtctatatgaaagagattaaagtaaccaagcttgaaataaaagagttaatgaaggaactggatgaagagaaggcaatgggaccagatgaagtctcaggcagaatactgaaagaatgtagggaagaactagcaagtcctatatacaacatcataaaatgctcaatagaaaatggaacagtaccagtagaatggaaaagagctgaggtggttcccatatataagagtggaaggaaggaagaacctttaaattacagaccggtatcactaactagtgtaatatgcaagatgtgtgaaagaataataaagaaacaatggatcgagttccttga contains these protein-coding regions:
- the LOC123512196 gene encoding vacuolar protein sorting-associated protein 35-like — protein: MVSPMDDQDKLLDEAMGAVRGQAFQMKRCLDKGRLMDGLKHASNMLGELRTSLLSPKTYYELYMCICDELRHLEMYLVDEFQKGQRVADLYELVQYAGNIVPRLYLLITVGLVYIKTNETCKRDILKDLVEMCRGVQHPLRGLFLRNYLLQCSRNILPDVDDHFFIINCSN